From one Deinococcus fonticola genomic stretch:
- a CDS encoding response regulator transcription factor, with translation MLAQILVVEDDPHLGPLLKEYLSADYQVFHAGTLKDAQAWLGTHSAQLILLDLNLPDGDGLDLVSSLRQYSSTPVLVLSARSGVQERVAGLNAGADDYLTKPFAMPELDARITALLRRTAAGTGVNLGNTSLSTSSLLLTVNDKNVNLTEHEARILELMMRTPERVFSRADIESHLYGWETPNSNSVEVRISQLRKKLETADSDLRIRTIRNVGYVLQV, from the coding sequence ATGCTTGCACAGATTCTCGTTGTTGAAGACGATCCCCACCTCGGGCCCCTGCTTAAGGAATACCTGTCGGCCGATTACCAGGTGTTTCACGCCGGCACCCTGAAGGACGCGCAGGCGTGGCTGGGCACACACAGCGCACAGCTTATTCTGCTGGACCTGAACCTGCCGGACGGTGACGGTCTCGACCTGGTCAGCAGCCTGCGGCAGTACTCGTCGACGCCCGTGCTGGTGCTGTCGGCCCGCAGTGGCGTGCAGGAGCGCGTGGCTGGCCTGAACGCCGGGGCGGACGACTACCTCACCAAGCCCTTCGCCATGCCGGAACTGGACGCCCGCATCACCGCCCTGCTGCGCCGCACCGCCGCCGGAACGGGCGTCAACCTGGGGAACACCAGTCTCAGCACCTCCAGCCTGCTGCTCACCGTCAACGACAAGAACGTCAACCTGACCGAGCACGAGGCCCGCATTCTGGAACTGATGATGCGCACCCCCGAACGCGTCTTTTCGCGCGCCGACATCGAATCCCATCTGTACGGCTGGGAAACCCCGAACAGCAACAGCGTCGAGGTGCGCATCTCGCAACTGCGCAAGAAACTGGAAACGGCTGACAGCGACCTGCGAATCAGAACCATCCGCAACGTCGGGTATGTCCTGCAAGTGTGA
- the rny gene encoding ribonuclease Y → MDNTLILILGLLLGLTLGFFFARTVIRQKQTEVDDRLQQEAQAQAQQIRAQAELDARAVRAEAEQARQDISRRMQDAERRTQEATEREAGLAAQQARFGVERDQIAGLRSQLDQERLQAKQDAQQTRETLAADRQETRREREELQREIERLNRRAEQLDARGDKLDVLEEKLEAGLRDLQGQEEALVERGKQIDLRLYEVGQLTPEAAREQILGRLDAELEEEKAIRVRAMTERATAEAKRTARHVIAQAIQRSASETSAQLSVSVVPIPNDAMKGRLIGREGRNIRAFESLTGVDLIIDDTPEAVILSSFNPIRREVARHVLDALVADGRIHPTRIEEMVHKAQDDMKSFIHTQGEEAAIEAGVVGIKPGLVQLLGRMYFRSSYGQNVLKHSIQVAHLTGIMADELGLDAALARRAGLMHDVGKSIDREIDGTHIDIGINLARRFGEPPEVIDAIAHHHDPENGETLYSVLVAAADAISAARPGARREELESYVRRLEQLEQIAVAFPGVQQAYAIQAGREVRVIVQPEKVTDAQATLLAREIAGRVEQDMEYPGQVQVTVVRESRAVEVAR, encoded by the coding sequence ATGGACAATACATTGATCCTGATTCTGGGCCTCCTGCTTGGTTTAACCCTGGGGTTTTTCTTTGCCAGAACGGTGATCCGCCAGAAGCAGACGGAGGTGGACGACCGACTTCAGCAGGAAGCCCAGGCGCAGGCGCAGCAGATTCGCGCTCAGGCCGAGCTCGACGCCCGCGCGGTGCGGGCCGAGGCCGAGCAAGCCAGGCAGGACATCAGCAGAAGGATGCAGGACGCCGAGAGGCGCACGCAGGAGGCCACCGAACGCGAAGCCGGGCTGGCCGCTCAGCAGGCGCGGTTCGGGGTGGAACGCGACCAGATCGCGGGACTTCGTTCACAACTCGATCAGGAGCGCCTGCAGGCCAAGCAGGACGCCCAGCAGACCAGGGAGACGCTGGCGGCCGACCGTCAGGAAACCCGACGCGAACGCGAGGAGCTTCAGCGTGAAATCGAGCGCCTGAACCGCCGGGCCGAGCAGCTCGACGCCCGCGGCGACAAGCTCGACGTGCTGGAGGAAAAACTGGAAGCGGGTCTGCGCGACCTTCAGGGCCAGGAAGAGGCCCTGGTGGAGCGCGGCAAGCAGATCGACCTGCGGCTGTACGAGGTGGGGCAGTTGACCCCGGAGGCGGCCCGCGAGCAGATTCTGGGCCGGCTGGACGCGGAGCTGGAGGAAGAGAAGGCCATTCGCGTTCGGGCCATGACCGAGCGGGCCACGGCGGAAGCCAAACGCACCGCCCGGCACGTGATCGCGCAGGCCATCCAGCGCAGTGCCAGCGAAACCAGCGCCCAGCTCAGTGTTTCGGTGGTGCCCATTCCGAACGACGCCATGAAAGGCCGCCTGATCGGGCGCGAGGGGCGCAACATCCGCGCCTTCGAGTCGCTGACCGGGGTGGATCTGATCATCGACGACACGCCCGAGGCGGTAATTCTCTCCAGTTTCAACCCCATTCGCCGCGAGGTGGCCCGCCACGTACTGGACGCGCTGGTGGCCGACGGGCGCATTCACCCCACCCGCATCGAGGAGATGGTGCACAAGGCCCAGGACGACATGAAGTCCTTCATTCACACCCAGGGCGAGGAAGCGGCCATCGAGGCGGGCGTGGTGGGCATCAAACCGGGGCTGGTGCAACTGCTGGGCCGCATGTACTTCCGCAGCAGTTACGGTCAGAACGTCCTGAAACACAGCATTCAGGTGGCGCACCTGACCGGCATCATGGCCGATGAACTGGGCCTGGACGCCGCGCTGGCCCGCCGCGCGGGGCTGATGCACGACGTGGGCAAAAGCATCGACCGCGAGATCGACGGCACCCACATCGACATCGGCATCAACCTCGCCAGGCGCTTCGGCGAGCCGCCCGAGGTCATCGACGCCATTGCCCACCACCACGATCCGGAGAACGGCGAGACGCTGTACTCGGTGCTGGTCGCCGCTGCCGACGCCATTTCCGCCGCCCGCCCCGGAGCGCGGCGCGAGGAACTGGAATCCTACGTGCGCCGGCTGGAGCAGCTCGAGCAGATCGCCGTGGCCTTCCCTGGCGTGCAGCAAGCCTACGCCATTCAGGCCGGGCGCGAGGTGCGCGTGATCGTGCAACCTGAAAAGGTCACCGACGCCCAGGCCACCCTGCTGGCCCGCGAAATCGCCGGACGGGTCGAGCAGGACATGGAATACCCTGGCCAGGTGCAGGTCACAGTGGTGCGCGAAAGCCGCGCCGTCGAGGTCGCCCGGTAA